The following are encoded together in the Fusarium keratoplasticum isolate Fu6.1 chromosome 1, whole genome shotgun sequence genome:
- a CDS encoding Protein phosphatase PP2A regulatory subunit B has translation MVDSEANSPTWKFTQCFGDKGDVEDITEADIISTVEFDHTGNYLATGDKGGRVVLFERNETKKTCEYKFHTEFQSHEPEFDYLKSLEIEEKINKIKWCRRQNASHYLLSTNDKTIKLWKVFEKSLKVVAENNLSHDVTPGSLAGGGGAPRPLPAHRFRDAADLKLPRLTHHDTVVAAVPRRTYANAHAYHINSISVNSDGETFISSDDLRINLWNLNIQEQSFNIVDIKPANMEELTEVITAAEFHPMSCNWFMYASSKGTIKLADMRQSALCDQHAKLFEQEEDPSSRSFFSEIISSISDVRFSYDGRYILSRDYLTVKIWDINMERQPVKTIPIHEHLRPRLCDTYENDSIFDKFEVVFSGDAKNVMTGSYNNNFMIYPSDPDKEVEVVLQADKSAFKAKKVGVPTPINSSTSPTATNGKKGGSRAGSPGGQGQRMRKETDADQIDFNKKILHMSWHPFEDSIAIAATNNLFVFSAL, from the exons ATGGTTGATAGCGAAGCGAACTCGCCCACGTGGAAGTTCACGCA GTGCTTTGGTGACAAGGGCGATGTTGAAGACATCACCGAAG CTGATATCATCTCGACGGTTGAGTTCGACCATACCGGAAATTATCTCGCTACGGGCGACAAGGGAGGTAGAGTGGTGCTCTTCGAACGCAACGAGACG AAAAAAACCTGCGAGTACAAATTCCACACCGAGTTTCAGTCGCACGAACCCGAATTCGACTATTTGAAGTCCCTAGAGATTGAAGAGAAGATCAACAAGATTAAGTGGTGCCGGCGACAAAATGCTTCCCACTACTTGCTGTCCACCAACGACAAGACGATCAAGCTGTGGAAAGTCTTTGAGAAGTCGCTCAAGGTTGTCGCCGAGAACAACCTCTCTCACGATGTCACGCCTGGTAGTCTGgcgggaggaggcggcgCTCCCAGGCCGCTTCCTGCCCACCGGTTCAGGGATGCTGCCGACCTCAAGCTTCCTCGCCTCACACATCACGATACGGTTGTTGCCGCCGTGCCACGCCGAACATACGCCAACGCCCACGCCTACCacatcaacagcatctcgGTGAACAGCGATGGAGAGACCTTCATCAGCAGCGACGATTTGCGTATCAACCTGTGGAACCTTAACATCCAGGAGCAGAGCTTCAACATTGTTGATATCAAGCCTGCAAACATGGAGGAGCTCACTGAAGTCATTACGGCTGCCGAGTTCCACCCCATGAGCTGCAACTGGTTCATGTATGCTAGCTCAAAGGGCACTatcaagctcgccgacaTGCGGCAGAGTGCTCTGTGCGACCAGCACGCGAAGT TATTCGAGCAAGAGGAAGATCCTTCATCACGCTCATTCTTCTCCGAAAtcatctcttccatctccgATGTGCGATTCTCGTATGATGGCCGATACATCCTGTCCCGCGATTACCTCAccgtcaagatctgggacaTCAACATGGAGCGGCAGCCAGTCAAGACGATACCGATTCACGAGCATCTTCGCCCACGGTTGTGTGACACCTACGAGAATGACAGCATATTCGACAAGTTCGAGGTGGTCTTCTCAGGAGATGCCAAGAATGTCATGACGGGCAGCTACAACAATAACTTCATGATCTATCCTTCAGACCCTGACAAGGAAGTCGAGGTTGTCCTCCAGGCGGATAAGTCGGCTTTCAAGGCTAAGAAGGTTGGAGTCCCTACACCCATCAATTCATCGACAAGCCCGACTGCGACCAACGGAAAGAAGGGCGGCTCCAGGGCGGGTAGCCCAGGCGGTCAAGGTCAGCGGATGCGTAAGGAGACAGACGCAGACCAGATCGATTTCAACAAGAAGATTCTGCACATGAGCTGGCATCCGTTTGAGGACAGTATTGCGATTGCAGCTACGAACAAT CTCTTTGTCTTCTCGGCACTCTAG
- a CDS encoding Formyl-trans-N domain-containing protein gives MSQTQLLVMASGNGSNFQAILDACADGRIPNTRVSKLIVNRKTAYSLQRAEKAGVPSEYFNLVAHGYQAKGEKDAARIKEARSRYDADLAAKVIEEKPDMVVLAGWMHVFAQSFLTPLEAAGIPVINLHPALPGRYNGSNAIERAYADCQAGTLERGVTGIMVHYVIAEVDMGEPILTQEVPCSKSDTLEDLETRMHAVEHQLLVKAIAQLVPKIAAKKTS, from the exons ATGTCTCAGACCCAACTCCTTGTCATGGCCTCTGGCAATGGCTCCAACTTTCAGGCAATCTTGGACGCCTGTGCGGACGGCCGCATCCCCAACACGCGTgtctccaagctcatcgtcaacagAAAGACGGCATACTCACTTCAGCGCGCCGAGAAGGCGGGCGTCCCGTCTGAGTACTTCAACCTTGTCGCTCACGGCTATCAAGCAAAGGGGGAGAAGGATGCTGCCCGCATCAAGGAGGCTCGCTCCCGCTACGACGCCGACCTGGCCGCCAAGGTTattgaggagaagcctgATATGGTAGTCCTTGCTGGATGGATGCATGTCTTTGCGCAATCCTTCCTCACTCCTCTTGAGGCCGCTGGTATTCCGGTTATAAACCTGCACCC GGCTCTTCCTG GCCGATACAATGGATCCAATGCAATCGAGCGAGCCTATGCTGACTGCCAGGCTGGTACTCTCGAAAGAGGTGTCACAGGCATCATGGTGCATTATGTGATTGCTGAGGTTGATATGGGAGAGCCCATCTTGACCCAAGAGGTTCCTTGCTCCAAGTCTGATacccttgaggatcttgagaCACGGATGCACGCCGTCGAGCATCAGCTCCTTGTGAAAGCCATCGCTCAGCTAGTTCCTAAGATTGCCGCCAAAAAGACATCATGA
- a CDS encoding DNA-MISMATCH-REPAIR-2 domain-containing protein, protein MAIDMKNSSTMGCAYFSTTDGVLHLSEDIPMATLDVAEQFFFHVEPTTVLISVRGPEEFQQYFEKATIPADASGGIIFRGLQSSEFSPESARDRLISLQSDSLSPTGIIFSTSASDELPGTIAGLDQPEAPVFRSLRCGGCLNMSNQVSIGCAGAVLGDLQRRRSAGFLPDGQVSGVLFRVRDARMFSLSSYMFVSADALHALQIVQTELHPNSQAWGPNLSKSSSKESLSVYGLFYQLACTPQGRTQLRQLFLRPILDLGLIRERQRTISVLLQPNNAEMMAHMTSILRKIQNLRPALTLLRKGIEFLSAGQSFNKGVWATIQHFTTQGLALREVLGNLNGGTELDLFRKLVDSLHPAVLVAVGDMIDKTIDFQQTKIRQRSSVKQGADLQLDELKRSYAGLDNILLETKDRMKADIPEWAHSHVNSCLFLPQLGFVTSVELDPVTGSSMYGGEGTPEGGWEKVFTGEMGACYKNAHMCELDQEYGDLHGQLADREVEIIHDLANRILEHEEILILASDRCGEFDAIHALALGAEKYNWRAPTVVDDNVIHIKGGRHPLQELVVPAFVPNDCHLASGPVDQAHPEEDSSRALILTGPNHSGKSVYLKQVAIIVYLAHIGSFVPASQATIGLTDKILTCISPRESMSGGESAFARDMKQAALSTRTSTSRSLVLVDEFGKGTNGDDGSGLLAALLDHFLLLNQDCPRLLVATHFHEIFEGGYLSRHEGGFRLAHMDVRVDWDAAQTEDQVTYLFTLAFGHSTSSFGGRCAALNGVPSAVVERAESIAQLLARNEDLGELCTRLSRAEEEQLEKAETAARLFLSESFERDEAGQDNNGQEGRRSMKQLLYDMLSMGE, encoded by the exons ATGGCTATTGATATGAAGAACAGTTCGACAATGGGGTGTGCCTACTTTTCAACAACAGATGGTGTCCTTCACCTTTCGGAGGATATCCCCATGGCGACGCTGGATGTTGCGGAGCAATTCTTTTTCCACGTCGAACCTACCACAGTCCTCATATCGGTGAGAGGTCCCGAGGAGTTCCAGCAATATTTCGAGAAAGCGACCATCCCTGCAG ATGCTTCTGGGGGAATCATCTTTCGCGGCTTACAGTCTTCTGAGTTCTCTCCTGAATCCGCCAGGGATAGGCTCATTAGTCTCCAGTCCGATTCACTGTCACCCACCGGTATCATATTCTCTACAAGCGCAAGTGACGAACTCCCAGGGACGATTGCAGGGCTTGACCAGCCAGAGGCGCCTGTATTTAGATCCCTACGTTGCGGAGGTTGTCTTAACATGAGCAACCAAGTCTCA ATTGGGTGCGCTGGGGCCGTTCTTGGTGATCTCCAACGTCGCAGATCTGCTGGTTTTCTCCCTGATGGGCAGGTTTCAGGAGTACTATTTCGGGTTCGTGATGCCCGCATGTTCTCACTGTCGTCCTACATGTTTGTCAGCGCCGATGCCCTCCATGCTCTTCAAATTGTTCAGACCGAACTCCACCCCAATAGCCAGGCTTGGGGACCAAATCTCAGCAAAAGTAGCTCAAAGGAAAGCCTCTCTGTGTATGGGCTTTTCTATCAATTGGCTTGCACCCCTCAAGGTCGAACACAGTTGCGTCAACTATTCCTACGCCCTATTCTGGACTTGGGTCTGATTCGGGAGAGACAGAGAACCATCTCCGTATTGCTGCAGCCAAACAACGCCGAAATGATGGCACACATGACCTCTATCCTACGAAAGATTCAAAACTTGCGTCCAGCTTTAACCCTTTTGAGGAAGGGTATCGAGTTTCTATCAGCAGGCCAATCTTTTAACAAAGGCGTATGGGCAACAATCCAACATTTCACGACCCAAGGTCTGGCATTGAGGGAAGTACTGGGAAACCTCAACGGCGGCACGGAGCTTGATTTATTTAGAAAG CTCGTTGACAGTCTTCACCCAGCCGTCCTGGTGGCGGTTGGAGACATGATCGACAAGACAATCGACTTTCAACAAACAAAGATCCGTCAGCGATCTTCTGTCAAACAGGGAGCAGATCTTCAGCTAGATGAGCTCAAGAGAAGTTATGCTGGACTAGACAATATATTACTCGAGACAAAGGATCGAATGAAAGCCGACATACCGGAGTGGGCGCACAGCCATGTCAATTCGTGCCTCTTCTTGCCTCAACTTGGCTTTGTCACTTCGGTTGAATTAGACCCTGTGACCGGTAGCTCAATGtatggaggagagggaacGCCTGAGGGGGGGTGGGAAAAGGTGTTTACGGGCGAAATGGGCGCATGCTACAAGAACGCGCATATGTGTGAGCTTGATCAAGAGTACGGGGATTTGCATGGTCAACTTGCAG ACCGAGAGGTCGAGATTATTCACGACCTTGCTAACAGGATTCTTGAGCATGAGGAAATCTTGATTTTGGCCTCAGATAGGTGTGGCGAGTTTGATGCTATTCACGCACTCGCTTTAGGCGCTGAGAAGTACAACTGGCGAGCGCCCACCGTGGTCGATGACAATGTGATTCACATCAAGGGTGGCCGACATCCCTTGCAAGAGCTTGTTGTCCCGGCTTTTGTACCAAACGACTGCCATCTTGCTTCAGGGCCGGTTGATCAGGCACACCCCGAGGAGGATTCATCCCGAGCCTTGATCTTAACGGGGCCGAACCACTCGGGCAAGAGTGTCTATCTCAAGCAGGTGGCAATCATTGTCTACCTTGCTCATATTGGCAGCTTTGTTCCAGCATCCCAGGCCACCATTGGCCTCACGGACAAGATCCTGACCTGCATATCACCGAGAGAGAGCATGTCTGGCGGCGAGAGCGCATTCGCCAGGGACATGAAGCAAGCTGCATTATCGACAAGAACTTCGACATCGAGAAGCCTGGTGTTGGTGGACGAATTCGGCAAGGGAACTAACGGTGACGATGGCTCCGGCTTGCTGGCTGCATTACTAGACCACTTCCTATTGCTGAACCAGGACTGCCCACGTCTGCTAGTTGCGACGCATTTTCACGAGATCTTTGAGGGAGGCTACCTTTCTCGCCATGAAGGGGGATTCCGTCTGGCACACATGGACGTGAGAGTGGACTGGGATGCAGCCCAGACAGAAGATCAAGTGACGTACCTCTTTACCCTCGCGTTCGGTCACAGTACCTCGAGTTTTGGCGGCAGGTGTGCAGCGTTGAATGGGGTGCCTAGTGCAGTTGTCGAGCGCGCTGAAAGTATTGCCCAACTTCTTGCACGAAACGAAGACCTTGGGGAACTCTGTACTCGGTTGTCTCgggcagaagaagagcagtTGGAGAAGGCAGAAACGGCCGCACGACTCTTTCTGAGTGAATCATTTGAGAGGGATGAGGCTGGCCAGGACAATAATGGGCAAGAGGGCCGTCGTTCCATGAAGCAACTGTTGTACGACATGCTTTCAATGGGGGAATGA
- a CDS encoding HMG box domain-containing protein, whose amino-acid sequence MPQSAPPSPPQSSDGFLQPVTFMSPARITSHPRGAMSPEQGFVGYPYSSRYSTPIREEDLSVTAYEPPTIYSQKSDISFTGYAGGHNNHTSHPYGPLPDEAGYNAHAPYTPEASPPTPCPAGDSITTRSGLSIPKKSYPMGRSQAVKTGRIQKRSKVDKVKNASSILSKPLSEIAKDLPHVPVADIATFVARSTEERLSETSRNKKPGQIKRPMNAFMLYRKAYQDVAKTQCAQNNHQHVSKVCGAGWPLEPPQVRQMFDGWAKVERINHQQAHPGYKFTPSKPRKTRRDEDGVDGFSDNDSDYGGARKSRTRHVSRLSETPSISYDTVGNVADEPSMAAYHGMHAYPTPGQTHALPYGTAEPNPYDLNMRQYGGLGPAHGMVSRTPSPGNDYALHGLDGFAGSYYTPPEPVFESAGPPPMFGEAGYDMYNGLPGEASFGHDNWVPHMGVAEQDIGFMMAGYEDTTAQDAYLRGKQEDWKVEEIDDSSQFEHWITQTEQGLL is encoded by the exons ATGCCACAGTCGGCACCACCATCGCCGCCTCAATCTTCAGACGGCTTCCTTCAACCAGTAACCTTCATGAGTCCAGCCAGAATCACTTCGCACCCGCGAGGTGCCATGAGCCCTGAACAGGGTTTCGTCGGCTACCCGTACTCCTCTCGATATTCTACTCCCATTCGTGAGGAGGATCTTTCGGTCACGGCCTATGAACCACCAACCATCTATTCTCAGAAGAGCGACATCTCCTTC ACGGGCTATGCAGGTGGGCACAACAACCACACTAGCCATCCGTACGGGCCTTTGCCTGATGAGGCTGGTTATAAT GCCCATGCTCCGTATACACCTGAAGCGTCTCCCCCTACCCCGTGCCCTGCTGGCGATTCGATCACCACCCGCAGTGGGTTGAGCATTCCCAAGAAGTCTTATCCGATGGGCAGATCGCAGGCCGTTAAGACCGGCCGCATCCAGAAGAGAAGCAAggttgacaaagtcaagAATGCCTCCAGCATCCTCTCGAAGCCCCTGTCCGAAATCGCCAAAGACCTCCCCCATGTCCCGGTGGCCGATATTGCAACCTTTGTCGCCCGCTCCACCGAGGAGAGACTGTCGGAAACTTCACGCAACAAGAAGCCTGGTCAGATCAAGCGCCCTATGAATGCATTCATGCTGTACCGAAAAGCCTATCAAGATGTAGCCAAGACTCAGTGCGCCCAGAACAATCACCAGCACGTCTCCAAGGTCTGCGGCGCAGGCTGGCCTTTGGAGCCTCCTCAGGTGAGACAGATGTTCGATGGATGGGCCAAGGTCGAGCGGATCAACCACCAGCAGGCACACCCTGGGTACAAGTTCACTCCCTCTAAGCCGCGAAAGACCAGAcgcgacgaggatggcgtcGACGGGTTCTCAGATAACGACTCGGACTACGGCGGAGCGCGAAAGTCCAGAACTCGGCATGTGTCCCGCCTGAGCGAGACCCCTTCGATCAGCTACGATACCGTTGGCAACGTTGCGGATGAACCCTCCATGGCGGCCTACCATGGCATGCACGCTTATCCCACTCCTGGGCAAACCCACGCCCTTCCCTATGGAACTGCTGAGCCAAACCCCTACGATCTGAACATGCGTCAGTATGGCGGATTGGGTCCTGCCCACGGCATGGTGAGCCGAACCCCCTCTCCGGGCAACGATTACGCTCTCCACGGCCTGGATGGGTTCGCTGGCAGCTACTACACTCCTCCCGAGCCCGTCTTTGAGAGCGCTGGACCCCCGCCCATGTTTGGAGAAGCCGGCTACGACATGTACAACGGGCTTCCTGGAGAAGCTTCGTTCGGTCATGACAACTGGGTCCCCCACATGGGAGTAGCCGAACAAGACATCggcttcatgatggcgggcTACGAGGATACCACGGCGCAGGATGCCTATCTGAGAGGCAAACAAGAGGACTGGAAGGTCGAGGAGATCGACGATTCCAGCCAGTTCGAGCACTGGATCACGCAGACCGAGCAAGGTCTTTTGTAA
- a CDS encoding PHD domain-containing protein: protein MPSRKRSFRAVDDDDGETEPSLLQRIRNMWQFANLCQWIYIFGKAAKISESLDIEEIETECLKPNSTVLADIALALLKLVSSHRGLTHEILDDQTRKQFLSKSPGYNPFGDDETPIKFNDFDIFTKIRVLQQLTEWIMIHPDRIRDKMEEQKDTEQTSWRIEPYGWDAEDRTYFVLDDNRVYRLTEPPPVTTPKPKKTKTWRGGRRASKRRRTTLSIDDDNPDTETETRDDEKQEDDGLGGMKWECLAVTLDDVRSILDGFRKTRDENEKILRNQLEEHLVPILEKQEQSRKRRELQRERELANLAKMANAKRSSRIAGKIEQQKQEEKAREEERQRREAESAKRREERSHLKLEKDRDNRMVSREQRLREREARRLQHEEELAQLSEDSKNLSSGSGRVSERRLQAEIERNKQALKDLEEEEEDWVFDCICGLYGQVDDGSHSVACEKCNVWQHSKCLGIREADADRPEFQFICASCTRREQEGNRPRPTIKLKVNRPPSSGEQPQSSHPTAQDASPTPGRAFPIASSTEDGKQRYTSNGAAEHGLSLVTSTPNPSHGPSVNGAASSDLSLDARSGPSKGVPGLVHTPKTTSVIPAPVKLDAVRPSQADSPPGNAVTSTPMTTVKTPSPSNGIQGLQGDKTIESALSTPQISRDKYRAAHEQNGTLPSEAGYSPIKHSPPRLVDSASSSKFSVSTPILPPVVLSPSPQRQVLTPPTKSSEPPRPLEGR, encoded by the exons ATGCCGTCGCGCAAGCGCTCGTTCCGAGCcgtcgatgacgacgatggtgagACGGAGCCTTCATTACTGCAGCGCATCCGCAACATGTGGCAGTTCGCGAACTTGTGCCAGTGGATTTATATATTTGGCAAGGCTGCCAAAATCTCCGAATCTCTCGACATCGAG GAAATTGAGACGGAATGTCTGAAGCCGAATTCGACCGTCCTCGCAGACATCGCCCTGGCGCTCCTAAAACTCGTTTCGTCGCATCGCGGTTTAAC GCACGAGATCTTGGATGATCAAACTCGGAAGCAGTTCCTCTCCAAATCGCCCGGGTACAACCCCTTCGGCGACGATGAAACACCGATCAAGTTCAACGATTTCGACATCTTCACAAAG ATTCGAGTTTTACAACAATTGACTGAATGGATCATGATTCACCCAGACCGCATTCGAGACAAGATGGAAGAGCAGAAAGATACCGAGCAGACCAGTTGG CGCATCGAGCCGTACGGATGGGATGCTGAGGACCGAACCTACTTCGTACTCGATGACAACCGGGTGTATCGGCTTACAGAACCACCACCTGTGACAACCCCCAAGCCGAAAAAGACCAAGACATGGCGTGGGGGCCGTCGCGCAAGCAAACGACGGCGCACGACCTTGAGCATTGACGATGATAACCCCGATACGGAAACCGAGACGAGGGACGACGAGAaacaagaagatgatgggcTTGGTGGGATGAAGTGGGAATGCCTAGCAGTCACACTCGACGACGTACGATCCATCTTGGACGGTTTCCGCAAAACACGCGACGAGAATGAAAAGATACTCCGGAACCAACTGGAAGAGCATCTTGTCCCCATCTTGGAAAAGCAGGAGCAATCGCGCAAGCGAAGAGAGCTGCAACGAGAGCGCGAATTGGCCAAcctcgccaagatggccaatGCAAAGCGGTCGAGCCGAATTGCTGGAAAGAttgagcagcagaagcaagaagagaaggctCGAGAAGAGGAACGGCAGCGCAGAGAAGCAGAATCGGCGAAACGGCGCGAAGAACGGTCACATCTCAAACTGGAGAAAGACCGGGACAACAGAATGGTTTCCAGAGAACAGCGGCTACGGGAGCGCGAAGCCCGACGCCTCCAGCACGAAGAAGAGCTTGCGCAACTCTCCGAAGACAGCAAGAATTTGTCCAGTGGGAGCGGACGTGTTTCTGAGCGACGGCTTCAGGCGGAGATTGAGAGGAACAAACAAGCTCTTAAAgacctggaggaagaggaggaagactGGGTATTTGACTGTATATGCGGTCTCTATGGCCAGGTCGACGATGGATCGCACAGCGTGGCATGCGAAAAGTGCAATGTCTGGCAACACAGCAAGTGCCTGGGGATTCGCGAGGCAGATGCTGATCGACCCGAATTCCAGTTCATCTGCGCCTCTTGCACCCGCCGAGAACAAGAGGGCAACCGCCCTAGACCGACGATCAAACTGAAAGTCAATCGTCCGCCAAGCTCAGGCGAACAACCTCAGTCATCTCACCCCACGGCTCAAGACGCATCGCCTACACCTGGCAGAGCGTTCCCCATAGCTTCCAGCACCGAGGATGGGAAGCAGCGTTACACATCGAACGGCGCCGCCGAACATGGCTTGTCACTTGTGACTTCAACTCCCAACCCCTCCCATGGTCCTAGCGTGAATGGCGCTGCTTCTTCCGACCTTTCGCTGGACGCCCGTTCAGGGCCAAGCAAGGGAGTGCCTGGGCTTGTCCATACACCCAAAACCACTTCTGTGATCCCAGCACCCGTCAAGCTGGATGCAGTGCGACCCTCTCAGGCGGACAGTCCACCGGGCAACGCGGTCACATCGACTCCCATGACGACTGTCAAGACGCCGAGCCCATCCAACGGCATCCAGGGCCTGCAGGGGGACAAGACGATTGAGTCGGCATTGAGTACGCCTCAGATCAGCCGGGATAAATACCGTGCGGCTCACGAGCAAAACGGGACTCTACCTTCGGAAGCGGGATACTCTCCAATTAAACATTCACCACCACGCCTGGTAGATTCAGCCAGCTCGAGCAAGTTCAGCGTCTCAACACCAATACTACCACCGGTGGTACTGTCCCCGTCACCCCAGCGCCAGGTCTTGACTCCTCCAACCAAATCGTCAGAGCCACCAAGGCCTCTAGAAGGCCGGTGA
- a CDS encoding ATP phosphoribosyltransferase, whose protein sequence is MDLVNSLEGRLLFAVPKKGRLNSATLNLLEGADIQFRRENRLDIALVKNLPIALIFLPAADIPTFVGEGRVDLGITGWDQVQEHDASVRAYNHMRRSSVDLSNTDDKVAGSDMVMELGFGSCKLQVQVPEKGQYKTPQDLIGKTIGTSFVSLAADYFLKLEQGDDTEGGISPRKMRTKIVELSGSVEAACALGVAEGIVDLVESGETMRAAGLKAIDTVVDSTAVLIKSKSPSNPELIDLITSRIRGVITAQRYVLCQYNVERSRLIEATKVTPGKRSATVTALDEEGWVAVSSMVESKKIALVMDELTRIGAQDILVLDIHNAR, encoded by the exons ATGGATCTCGTCAACAG TCTCGAAGGCCGCCTTCTCTTTGCCGTGCCCAAGA AGGGCCGGCTCAATTCAGCCACactcaacctccttgaggGTGCCGATATCCAGTTCCGCCGCGAGAACCGCCTTGACATCGCTCTCGTCAAGAATCTCCCAATtgccctcatcttcctccccGCCGCCGATATCCCCACCTTTGTCGGTGAAGGCCGAGTCGACCTGGGCATCACTGGATGGGACCAGGTTCAGGAGCACGATGCCTCAGTCCGCGCCTACAACCACATGCGACGCAGTTCGGTCGACCTCTCCAACACCGACGACAAGGTGGCCGGCTCCGACATGGTTATGGAGCTGGGCTTTGGAAGCTGCAAGCTCCAGGTCCAGGTGCCCGAGAAGGGCCAGTACAAGACCCCCCAGGATCTCATTGGCAAGACGATTGGCACCAGCTTCGTCAGTCTCGCCGCCGATTACTTCCTGAAGCTTGAGCAGGGTGACGATACCGAGGGCGGCATCTCTCCTCGCAAGATGCGCACTAAGATTGTCGAGCTCAGCGGCAGTGTTGAGGCTGCCTGTGCCCTTGGTGTTGCCGAGGGTattgttgatcttgttg AGTCCGGAGAGACCATGCGAGCTGCTGGTCTCAAGGCCATTGACACCGTCGTCGATTCCACTGCTGTTCTCATCAAGTCGAAATCACCCTCCAACCCCGAGCTGATCGACCTCATCACTTCGCGCATCCGAGGCGTCATCACTGCGCAGCGTTATGTGCTCTGCCAGTACAACGTCGAGCGAAGCCGGTTGATCGAGGCGACCAAGGTCACCCCCGGCAAGCGCTCAGCAACCGTCACCGCCCTCGATGAGGAAGGCTGGGTTGCTGTGAGTTCCATGGTTGAGAGCAAGAAGATTGCTCTGGTCATGGACGAGTTGACCCGAATCGGAGCCCAGGACATCCTGGTGCTCGATATTCACAACGCGCGCTAG
- a CDS encoding Velvet complex subunit B, translating into MNSAYHPSDMSQRMPVPGGAAPVYSSNAPPMHGYQQHHPPPSLPPPTQHHHPSTLPPPQHQPHPHHGHPHQHQHQHQPPHHQPLPPHQPPHHQAQLPPYPPPPASYQQPPHPSQHPLPHPHQQQHAPPRPDEAPPPPAGPSPTDQHGHSQSMATSFSKVEEGSGRKYSLDVVQQPRRARMCGFGDKDRRPITPPPCVRLVIIDPATGKEVDYNDIDHTMFVLSVDLWNEDGTQEVNLVRSSTGTGSISSSNTYSYSTLVNSDPGTPSYQQQGLPPSRDSGYGQSQGMGYVQDYPVQQGYGQAPSYPSSSSYGPPQQYFPRHSGGYGNDAPVPPPPGQANMAPFRNGYGQEPNALTRMAVVGGQPQGMFTRNLIGSLAASAFRLCDTEERLGIWFVLQDLSVRTEGPFRLRFSFVNVGRPGGQGGPGSNVNQGRAPILSSCFSEVFNVYSAKKFPGVCESTSLSKTFAAQGIKIPIRKDTNVKGGDGGDDDYD; encoded by the exons ATGAACTCAGCATACCACCCGTCCGACATGTCGCAGCGGATGCCCGTACCAGGCGGCGCCGCCCCGGTCTACTCGTCCAACGCTCCCCCCATGCACGGCtaccaacaacaccatcccccgccgtcgctgccgcctccaactcagcatcaccatccctcgactctccctcctcctcaacaccaaccgcACCCGCATCACGGCCATCCgcaccagcatcagcatcagcatcagcctccACATCACCAGCCGCTTCCTCCACACCAGCCACCCCATCACCAAGCCCAGCTCCCGCCATACCCTCCACCTCCAGCTTCATaccagcagcctcctcacCCAAGCCAACACCCGCTTCCGCACCctcaccagcagcaacacgCCCCTCCTCGACCCGACGAAGCTCCCCCACCCCCTGCGGGACCTTCTCCAACCGATCAACATGGACACTCTCAGTCGATGGCCACATCATTCTccaaagttgaagaaggatcGGGCCGAAAGTACAG TCTCGATGTAGTACAGCAACCTCGGCGTGCGCGCATGTGCGGTTTCGGCGATAAG GATCGTCGACCCATTACACCACCGCCATGTGTTCGTCTTGTTATCATTGACCCCGCAACAGGGAAGGAGGTCGACTACAA TGACATTGACCATACCATGTTTGTGCTGTCTGTCGACCTCTGGAACGAGGATGGCACACAAGAAGTCAATCTTGTCCGATCATCGACAGGAACTGGttccatctcgtcctcgaACACCTACTCCTACTCGACTCTCGTCAATTCCGATCCGGGTACCCCTTCATACCAACAACAAGGACTTCCTCCTAGTCGTGACTCGGGATATGGTCAATCGCAGGGCATGGGCTACGTGCAGGACTACCCAGTTCAGCAAGGCTATGGGCAAG CCCCGTCATACCCCTCCAGCAGTTCATACGGACCACCCCAGCAGTACTTCCCGCGACACAGCGGCGGCTATGGTAACGATGCTCCTGTTCCACCTCCCCCAGGTCAAGCAAACATGGCGCCATTCCGCAACGGCTACGGGCAGGAGCCGAATGCGCTCACCCGTATGGCGGTTGTGGGAGGCCAACCTCAAGGGATGTTCACAAGAAATCTGATTGGCAGCCTGGCTGCGAGCGCATTCCGCCTCTGCGACACCGAAGAACGACTGGGCATTTGGTTCGTCCTCCAGGATCTAAGTGTGCGGACAGAAGGGCCCTTCAG GCTGAGATTCTCGTTTGTGAATGTTGGACGGCCCGGTGGACAAGGCGGGCCAGGATCCAATGTCAATCAGGGTCGCGCACCGATACTATCCTCGTGCTTCAGCGAGGTTTTCAATGTGTATTCGGCCAAGAAGTTCCCCGGTGTGTGCGAGAGCACGTCACTGAGCAAGACATTTGCGGCCCAAGGAATCAAGATTCCCATTCGCAAGGACACCAATGTCAAGGGCGGCGACGGAGGAGACGACGACTACGATTAG